TGGCGGCCCCACAGCAGGCCTCCTCGCGGCTCGCGTTCTCGTCAAATAGGTGCATCTCCATCACGTCGTACCTCCTCTTCGTCTCTGGCGTCGCTTTCGATTTCCTGTCGTTGCGAAGCCTCATGGGTTCCTCTCCTTCCGCAAATGCAAAAAGGGTCACACATATGGATGGGCGGGGGAGGCCGTCGCACCCTTGCGACGACCATCCCCCGTAACTCCGCGGTCAGCGTCCCGCGCCGACCGGCTCCGTGGCCCTGAACGCTGCCCCTAGAAGAGCCGCAATGCCTCGGGCTGCTGCTCTGCCCCGTCCTGCGGCGCCTGGCTCTCGGATTGCGCCTGGGCGCCCCGCTGCCGCCGCTTGGCGGGCGTCGCCGTCTTGGCGGGCGCCGGACGGGTGTGCGCCGGGTGCTTGGGGGACTCCTCCCATCGGGCCCGCGCCCGCTCGACCACCGCCGGGACCTCCCGGGCCAGGGCGGGCAGGTCGCGGCCGTCGAAGGCCTCGATGTGCGGGTCCGCGCCGGTGCGCCGCACCCCTATGACGGCCCGCTCTCCCTGGACGGAGACGACCACCTTCAGCTCCTCCGCCGCGGCGGCCTCCGTGCCCGCGTCGCCAGGGCTGGCCTCGGCGGTGTTGGCGTCTGGTGCATCCTGCTCGGCCTCCGTGCTCTCGACCGTGGCATGCTCGTCCGCTGCGCCTGCAGCCGGCGCAGACGATTCGTCGTCGCCGAAGAGGCCTGCGCTAGTGGTTGTGGCGTCGGGGACTGGCGTGTCAGTGCTGGATACTTGTGCCATGGCGCCTTCCCTCCTTCTTGTGTTCCTCGCGCGCGTCGGCCATGCGCACTTCTCCTAGCGTGCTTCCCGCCGGATGGCGCCGATGGTCTGCGGCTCCCAGTACAGGTCGCGCTCCACGGCCGGGACGCCACCGAACACCGTCACCTCCGCGAGCTCCGTCAGGTCGAAGTAGCCCCACTCCGTCTCGAACCCCTCAACCAAGCCGAAGCAGAGTCCGGTCTCGGCGTCCCACTCGGTAACGTACCAGCGCCAGCCCGTGTAGGGGCTGAAGAACTTGACGGGGGCGAGGACGGCGTCGGCGTCCGCCGCGTCCTCGTTGGCGCCGAGGGCGGGGACCGTCCGCCCCACCTCCTCGGTCATGAGCGCGTGCCCGCGCGTACCGCTGTGCCGGTCCCGCCAGATGCCGGTGGCCCCGGCGTTCTCTATCGTCTCGTGCATGGTGTCTCCTCCGGTTGCTTATTCAGTGCCGAGCCGGTGCAGGCCCGCCGCTAGGCGGGCCCGTGCTCGCCGCCGA
This DNA window, taken from Chloroflexota bacterium, encodes the following:
- a CDS encoding DUF2958 domain-containing protein translates to MHETIENAGATGIWRDRHSGTRGHALMTEEVGRTVPALGANEDAADADAVLAPVKFFSPYTGWRWYVTEWDAETGLCFGLVEGFETEWGYFDLTELAEVTVFGGVPAVERDLYWEPQTIGAIRREAR